In Portunus trituberculatus isolate SZX2019 chromosome 22, ASM1759143v1, whole genome shotgun sequence, one DNA window encodes the following:
- the LOC123507388 gene encoding chemotaxis regulatory protein ChePep-like encodes MEDPLAIPAVNGDQGMKEDQLIPIEDDPILLMKDKPVRDGGNVSENQRQEVDGDEVISPVGVGDAKNRGLDDAHLKSDQKSVPVTATTASEHVSALSEDLCSALGGLRITVENPEPSPLQDKTEDTQSHLEENQVNEAEKQDSVATNLQEDLAAPLTPPGTDEEVTKDAEEETKEKNQQEEKQVVNVEEKQDIEVNYDDYVENVDSESTPVTVTENLVVEEVSSELSEQVEVEQVITVAELDKDGVNDTETNQSDVITEDNQIEVKNNADNTEDNQAKTEDTETERIENEMNIDTQENEEATNQTETKDELSNKEQESNHVAELKNHKNNTREEEHDEEEQTSPEPRGRLSSAGLGKNRTSWLYAHMLNETQSDEEDETEKTEQEAETAAEVEKVDKATEEKDDSAEHDTKKDEEMTEKIKTGEEKKDEEKGEAKDDVAEETKEEKPETDTQEPITETLLKLDTDKQEEQTETIEQQELTGTTKQQETPATDQQTVTVAAADKQEDQIEKHETQQSRRRNQNK; translated from the exons ATGGAGGACCCCCTGGCGATACCTGCAGTGAACGGCGaccaaggaatgaaagaggatcAGCTTATACCTATTGAGGACGACCCAATCTTACTCATGAAGGATAAACCAGTGAGGGATGGCGGGAACGTGAGCGAGAACCAGAGGCAGGAGGTGGATGGTGATGAAGTAATCTCTCCcgtgggtgtgggtgatgcAAAGAACCGTGGCTTGGATGATGCTCATTTAAAAAGTGATCAGAAGAGTGTGCCAGTCACTGCTACGACCGCCAGCGAGCACGTCTCAGCTCTCAGCGAGGACTTGTGTTCAGCCCTTGGTGGTCTTCGCATCACAGTAGAGAACCCAGAACCCTCACCACTCCAGGATAAGACTGAGGACACGCAGAGCCACCTGGAGGAAAACCAAGTAAATGAAGCTGAGAAGCAAGACAGTGTAGCAACAAACCTTCAGGAGGACTTAGCAGCTCCCCTCACGCCCCCGGGGACTGACGAGGAGGTGACGAAGGACGCAGAGGAGGAGACCAAGGAGAAGAACcagcaggaagagaagcaggtggTAAATGTTGAGGAGAAACAAGACATAGAGGTGAATTATGATGATTACGTGGAAAATGTAGACAGTGAGAGCACGCCGGTGACAGTGACTGAAAAtctggtggtggaagaagtgaGCAGTGAACTCAGTGAACAGGTGGAAGTGGAGCAGGTGATAACAGTGGCGGAACTTGATAAGGATGGGGTGAATGACACGGAAACAAACCAGAGCGACGTGATAACAGAAGATAACCAAATAGAAGTGAAGAACAACGCAGACAACACGGAAGATAACCAAGCGAAAACGGAAGACACTGAAACTGAGAGgatagaaaacgagatgaaCATCGATACTcaagaaaacgaggaagcgaCTAACCAAACTGAAACAAAAGACGAACTAAGCAATAAGGAACAGGAGAGCAACCACGTAGCAGAACTAAAGAACCACAAGAACAATACGAGGGAAGAGGAGcatgacgaggaggaa CAGACCTCACCTGAACCCCGCGGCCGCCTCTCGTCAGCTGGCCTGGGCAAGAACCGCACCAGCTGGCTCTACGCTCACATGCTGAACGAGACACAGAGCGACGAGGAAGACGAGACAGAGAAAACAGAGCAGGAGGCAGagacagcagcagaagtagagaAAGTTGATAAAGCcacagaggagaaagatgattcCGCTGAACACGACacgaagaaagatgaggagatgaCGGAGAAGATAAAgacgggagaagaaaagaaagatgaagaaaaaggagaggcaaAGGATGATGTAGctgaagaaacgaaggaagaa AAaccagaaacagacacacaggaaCCAATAACAGAGACTTTGCTCAAactagacacagacaaacaggaagaaCAAACGGAGACAATAGAACAGCAAGAATTAACAGGCACCACGAAGCAACAGGAGACGCCGGCAACAGATCAACAGACCGTCACCGTAGCAGCTGCAGACAAACAGGAGGATCAAATTGAGAAGCATGAA ACACAGCAGTCACGGAGAAGGAACCagaacaagtaa
- the LOC123507461 gene encoding uncharacterized protein LOC123507461 isoform X2: protein MWAWRATTVVVVVVVMGGAYAAPRNQGRQFFNGAVNSIGVSALGNTNNNGYSSQGHANTINLASRNGNTGYGTGSNQFIQQATNGKTQQIQQVSPDYFSGTSQQLLANTAGYYGFYQQASPDYANDVYVPTWQGSGTAVAYDTDSSPALSALALLGFLYFLSLIQDNSGRRRRSAPALHLEGGRMEEHKEVDEGHYITSYLEEEPVMGEDRMDRTEEQKEKIDHKDEPRAFSFLEEFFIRLPQALGMQKRQMIDRLGLDKEPMGIAGFIRSRVKMISSIMSFLQDPSPSRVRRAVQDTDYEKSVEGKSFSEPFQNPSLQSFMALMTEVLKEYSPLNLWSVDESRAFSQNSSDKVAAEEVDERRGVRERRHSPSSMNAWYNELGGRNKEASGGVGSIAAKAISFLGGGEMAQQAATQEVGPALLELSRGLGSSSPHCLQRVLCRLTSHASQLSLLPRVALHMFSSNLVGGGEDAVKAGLRGENCTQTFAECDTKTKTGKTGVNQ from the exons ATGTGGGCGTGGCGGGCaacgacggtggtggtggtggtggtggtgatgggcggGGCATATGCAGCGCCACGTAATCAAG GGCGACAGTTCTTCAATGGCGCGGTAAACAGTATAGGTGTTAGCGCCCTCgggaacacaaacaacaacggTTACAGCAGCCAAGGTCACGCCAACACCATTAACTTGGCAAGCAGGAATGG CAACACTGGATACGGCACGGGCAGCAACCAGTTTATTCAGCAAGCAACCAATGGCAAGACTCAGCAGATTCAgcag GTGTCGCCGGATTACTTCAGCGGAACCAGCCAACAGCTCCTCGCCAACACTGCAGGTTACTACGGCTTTTATCAGCAGGCTTCTCCAGACTATGCCAACGACGTCTATGT ACCCACATGGCAGGGCTCAGGCACAGCAGTGGCCTACGACACCGACTCCTCGCCAGCACTCTCAGCCCTTGCGCTGCTTggcttcctctacttcctcagCTTGATCCAG GACAACAGTGGCAGGAGGCGACGCTCAGCTCCTGCACTCCATCTTGAAGGAGGCAGGATGGAGGAGCACaaggaggtggatgaggggCACTACATCACCTCCTATCTTGAAGAGGAGCCAGTGATGGGAGAGGACAGGATGGATAGGacagaggaacagaaggagaagatTGACCACAAGGATGAACCAAGGGCCTTTTCCTTCCTCGAAGAATTTTTCATCAGACTCCCTCAGGCCCTTGGAATGCAGAAGAGG CAAATGATTGACCGGCTGGGGTTGGACAAGGAACCTATGGGCATTGCAGGCTTCATCCGTTCCCGAGTGAAGATGATTTCCTCCATCATGAGCTTCCTGCAAGATCCGAGCCCTTCTAGAGTCCGACGAGCTGTGCAG GATACAGACTATGAGAAATCAGTGGAAGGGAAGTCATTTTCAGAGCCTTTCCAGAATCCTTCCCTACAGTCGTTCATGGCCCTTATGACTGAGGTTCTGAAGGAATACTCCCCTCTCAACTTGTGGTCAGTGGATGAGAGCCGTGCCTTCTCCCAG AACAGTAGTGACAAGGTGGCTgcagaggaggtggatgagaggagaggtgtGAGGGAGCGTCGTCACAGCCCCTCCTCAATGAATGCTTGGTATAATGAGCTGGGTGggagaaacaaagaagcaagtggtggtgtggggagCATTGCAGccaag GCTATCTCCTTTCTTGGTGGAGGTGAGATGGCTCAGCAGGCAGCCACACAGGAGGTAGGCCCGGCACTCCTGGAGCTGTCCCGTGGCTTGGGAAGTTCCAGCCCACACTGTCTTCAAAGGGTGCTGTGTCGCCTCACCTCCCATGCAAGCcagctttctctccttccccgtgTGGCTCTTCACATGTTCAG CTCCAATTTAGTGGGTGGAGGTGAGGATGCTGTGAAGGCTGGGCTGAGGGGAGAAAACTGCACCCAAACCTTTGCTGAGTGTGACACAAAGACCAAGACAGGGAAGACAGGAGTGAACCAGTGA
- the LOC123507461 gene encoding uncharacterized protein LOC123507461 isoform X1 — MWAWRATTVVVVVVVMGGAYAAPRNQGRQFFNGAVNSIGVSALGNTNNNGYSSQGHANTINLASRNGNTGYGTGSNQFIQQATNGKTQQIQQVSPDYFSGTSQQLLANTAGYYGFYQQASPDYANDVYVPTWQGSGTAVAYDTDSSPALSALALLGFLYFLSLIQNVLQDNSGRRRRSAPALHLEGGRMEEHKEVDEGHYITSYLEEEPVMGEDRMDRTEEQKEKIDHKDEPRAFSFLEEFFIRLPQALGMQKRQMIDRLGLDKEPMGIAGFIRSRVKMISSIMSFLQDPSPSRVRRAVQDTDYEKSVEGKSFSEPFQNPSLQSFMALMTEVLKEYSPLNLWSVDESRAFSQNSSDKVAAEEVDERRGVRERRHSPSSMNAWYNELGGRNKEASGGVGSIAAKAISFLGGGEMAQQAATQEVGPALLELSRGLGSSSPHCLQRVLCRLTSHASQLSLLPRVALHMFSSNLVGGGEDAVKAGLRGENCTQTFAECDTKTKTGKTGVNQ, encoded by the exons ATGTGGGCGTGGCGGGCaacgacggtggtggtggtggtggtggtgatgggcggGGCATATGCAGCGCCACGTAATCAAG GGCGACAGTTCTTCAATGGCGCGGTAAACAGTATAGGTGTTAGCGCCCTCgggaacacaaacaacaacggTTACAGCAGCCAAGGTCACGCCAACACCATTAACTTGGCAAGCAGGAATGG CAACACTGGATACGGCACGGGCAGCAACCAGTTTATTCAGCAAGCAACCAATGGCAAGACTCAGCAGATTCAgcag GTGTCGCCGGATTACTTCAGCGGAACCAGCCAACAGCTCCTCGCCAACACTGCAGGTTACTACGGCTTTTATCAGCAGGCTTCTCCAGACTATGCCAACGACGTCTATGT ACCCACATGGCAGGGCTCAGGCACAGCAGTGGCCTACGACACCGACTCCTCGCCAGCACTCTCAGCCCTTGCGCTGCTTggcttcctctacttcctcagCTTGATCCAG AATGTTTTGCAGGACAACAGTGGCAGGAGGCGACGCTCAGCTCCTGCACTCCATCTTGAAGGAGGCAGGATGGAGGAGCACaaggaggtggatgaggggCACTACATCACCTCCTATCTTGAAGAGGAGCCAGTGATGGGAGAGGACAGGATGGATAGGacagaggaacagaaggagaagatTGACCACAAGGATGAACCAAGGGCCTTTTCCTTCCTCGAAGAATTTTTCATCAGACTCCCTCAGGCCCTTGGAATGCAGAAGAGG CAAATGATTGACCGGCTGGGGTTGGACAAGGAACCTATGGGCATTGCAGGCTTCATCCGTTCCCGAGTGAAGATGATTTCCTCCATCATGAGCTTCCTGCAAGATCCGAGCCCTTCTAGAGTCCGACGAGCTGTGCAG GATACAGACTATGAGAAATCAGTGGAAGGGAAGTCATTTTCAGAGCCTTTCCAGAATCCTTCCCTACAGTCGTTCATGGCCCTTATGACTGAGGTTCTGAAGGAATACTCCCCTCTCAACTTGTGGTCAGTGGATGAGAGCCGTGCCTTCTCCCAG AACAGTAGTGACAAGGTGGCTgcagaggaggtggatgagaggagaggtgtGAGGGAGCGTCGTCACAGCCCCTCCTCAATGAATGCTTGGTATAATGAGCTGGGTGggagaaacaaagaagcaagtggtggtgtggggagCATTGCAGccaag GCTATCTCCTTTCTTGGTGGAGGTGAGATGGCTCAGCAGGCAGCCACACAGGAGGTAGGCCCGGCACTCCTGGAGCTGTCCCGTGGCTTGGGAAGTTCCAGCCCACACTGTCTTCAAAGGGTGCTGTGTCGCCTCACCTCCCATGCAAGCcagctttctctccttccccgtgTGGCTCTTCACATGTTCAG CTCCAATTTAGTGGGTGGAGGTGAGGATGCTGTGAAGGCTGGGCTGAGGGGAGAAAACTGCACCCAAACCTTTGCTGAGTGTGACACAAAGACCAAGACAGGGAAGACAGGAGTGAACCAGTGA